In Zobellia roscoffensis, the following are encoded in one genomic region:
- a CDS encoding malectin domain-containing carbohydrate-binding protein — protein sequence MKNNYITGFFIACFTVFFAGISQVKAQLPDDFQLVEMYSGFTNATSMTFSPDGRIFVLDRFGEMLIHKPDLFSTVSAGTIPVFHGAEDGLLAMAFDPNFESNNWIYVYYSLVGEEANRISRFTMNGDSIDLSSEINMLQWPVQREVSYHAGGDMGFDSQGNLLLSIGDNSNHGEYAAVREDFSPSSAEKSSSNTNDYRGKILRIKPQANGTYTIPAGNLFPVGTPNTKPEIYVMGARNPYRFFIDKQNNDWLFWGEVGADANESGEEGPIGMDEMNLTKEAGNYGWPYFSGKNEAYKINHSTPQYNDPNSPKNFSTWNTGITNLPPAEPSWLEFTRESNTWSIFSGPRYYHNASLTDQQRLPIEFDGVLFYYNFNNSKVYAVKMDANGTVISTEQLAPSVFPTGSKDGYIDMEIGPDGHMYILEYGVGCCKDGDGSGRLVRVDYTGIVTNSPPIVSAEADVEDGPLDLEVSFTSDGTYDPDGDTGLIYEWNFGDGTPIVSGVTETQHTYTTEGIYNAQLKVIDGDGAEGVKNITIYAGNTKAQFKFNSPLDGGIMGWGDDINIDLEVVDAEDGSTSGSGIDCADVNIVPSLGHLNHFHDGNTLDGCPKNYTLEYDGHNIDGGDDLFYVLGSNYKDKGNLTSFGQIQLHPKRKEAEFYDEQNGVQVIDNTDLLEGGVQAIRVNHNSYIVLEGRNLSNISSVKYYVASNTTGGTIELRLGSVTGTVVATSAVPNTGGATNWEYIETNFVNPGGKNDLYFVFKNPSTQQNSFDLNFIEFTGSGISIDNSPPLVNLVKVNTPTEVSVEFSEYVTETTAQTLANYAIDNGVTISSALLLSDQRTVVLSTSSLNSGVTYEINIKNVKNVSGISIIEDNHPLSTINAIRINVGGGQTVLDDQIFIADTYAGGGNQFDEDIPIDGTTDDALYQTERFGTFSYEIPVPSSGEYDIRLHFAELFFGVGSRPGNPGDRVFNITIEGSPVLTNFDILAEVPAATALQKEIDNISVTDGFVSISFTSIEQNPKVSGIEVLPPDTFVGEESKPKITITSPTNGWDVNQPFQVAFAVENWIINEDDTHVHYFVDGTLIDKYYGYDPIPIDELSQGEHIVKIELYNADHTGTGIYDEVSVNVTGQITCNETSFPESWSVKQLEESALPYPSVYTFAKYDLDGDGLRDIVTGSWWYKNPGSVSGDWIRHDIGGNFGNVVHVYDFDGDGNYDLLGTALGIAPDGKYESEVLLWAKGDGNGSFNIFNNIPAGSTGYSEPFVAGLAGGVFSVNGPYQMALNWNGAEKTNAPIQMLTPSSNPTEGSWSLVDISQEGESSGEDIQAGDIDRDGDLDLFQGVNWLRNNGNGNFEIFNTGITYVSTPDRAQLADFDRDGDLDAVVGQLSADTSDPDREEFSWFAAPSDPTQPWVRNVLDTDIFGSLSVFAADIDFDGDQDIIVGEWRGSHRLIAFENDLCGSGEFNLKVLDAGGPLEHHDGARVVDIDNDGDLDIISNGWRNDNRPRIYENTTIRPSDDRPIANAGDDQTVLPGVSLKLNGQGSDPDGGDIVSFLWTQESGPNETTLSNDNTTNLTVNGLVEGIYVFRLTIKDDEGDTDYDDVTITVGDSQVSISRINSGGDAYTFDGNNWSADQYYNGGGFITNSVPIGNTENDELYQSERYRSSGTGELIYDIPVANGELSVNLHFAEIYWGLPGDGSSGGAGSRVFNIDVEGQQQKENYDIFVEAGGAATAIVETFNGINVTDGSLTITLSPVTEFPKISGIEIIEPVVEGAPTADAGEDQMLTLPDNDTVISGSGSDSDGGTVTFAWTQVSGPNSATLNGNTTAELSVSSMIEGVYVFRLTVTDDENEVVSDDVKVTVVPENGLLAVAEAAPTEGVSPLEVTFTGSNSIGDIASYLWDFKDGKTSTEADAANTFIANGSYDVMLTVTDAGGNTHSDIVTIIVSETDEGDKMGFILEKNPVREGVATIRILNQPEDFMMLGINLHDQQGRLISGISAEDIMVLGNDTYQVPVYLLEDGIYFINIANNMGDSVIMKLLIQN from the coding sequence ATGAAAAATAATTACATAACTGGTTTTTTTATTGCTTGCTTTACAGTTTTTTTTGCTGGCATTTCTCAAGTAAAGGCTCAGTTGCCAGATGATTTTCAGCTAGTAGAAATGTATTCGGGCTTTACTAATGCGACTTCAATGACTTTTTCTCCGGACGGGAGAATATTTGTTTTGGATCGTTTTGGTGAAATGTTAATTCATAAACCAGACTTGTTTTCAACAGTTAGTGCAGGTACTATACCTGTTTTTCATGGTGCAGAAGATGGTCTTTTAGCAATGGCTTTTGACCCAAATTTCGAGTCTAACAATTGGATATACGTGTATTACTCTCTTGTTGGTGAAGAAGCAAATAGAATTTCAAGATTTACAATGAATGGTGACAGTATTGACTTGTCATCCGAAATAAACATGTTACAATGGCCAGTACAACGGGAAGTAAGTTATCATGCTGGTGGGGATATGGGGTTCGATTCACAAGGAAATTTATTGCTGTCAATTGGAGATAACTCTAATCATGGTGAATATGCTGCTGTACGTGAGGATTTTAGTCCTAGCAGTGCAGAAAAAAGTTCTTCTAATACTAATGATTATAGAGGTAAAATCCTAAGAATAAAACCCCAAGCTAATGGAACTTATACAATTCCCGCAGGAAATCTTTTTCCAGTTGGAACACCAAACACTAAACCTGAGATTTACGTAATGGGTGCTCGTAACCCTTATCGCTTTTTTATTGATAAACAGAATAATGATTGGCTCTTTTGGGGTGAGGTGGGAGCTGATGCTAATGAATCAGGAGAAGAGGGCCCCATTGGTATGGATGAAATGAACCTAACCAAAGAAGCTGGTAATTATGGATGGCCCTATTTTTCAGGAAAGAATGAGGCCTATAAAATCAATCATTCTACCCCACAATATAATGACCCAAATTCTCCGAAGAATTTTTCAACGTGGAATACAGGTATTACGAATTTACCACCTGCAGAGCCTTCTTGGTTAGAGTTTACACGAGAAAGCAATACATGGTCAATCTTTTCTGGTCCTCGTTATTATCATAATGCTTCATTAACAGATCAGCAAAGGCTACCTATAGAGTTTGATGGGGTGTTATTTTATTATAATTTCAATAATAGTAAAGTCTATGCAGTTAAGATGGATGCAAACGGTACAGTTATAAGTACAGAACAGCTTGCTCCATCTGTTTTTCCAACAGGTTCCAAGGATGGTTATATAGACATGGAAATTGGACCTGACGGGCATATGTATATTTTAGAGTATGGAGTTGGCTGTTGTAAAGATGGAGATGGAAGTGGACGATTAGTTCGGGTAGATTATACGGGTATTGTTACTAATTCACCCCCAATAGTTTCGGCAGAAGCTGACGTTGAGGATGGGCCTCTTGATTTAGAGGTAAGTTTCACGAGTGATGGTACCTACGATCCAGACGGAGATACAGGTTTAATATATGAATGGAATTTTGGAGATGGAACTCCAATAGTATCAGGGGTAACTGAAACACAGCACACGTATACCACCGAAGGAATATACAACGCTCAATTAAAGGTTATTGATGGTGATGGGGCAGAAGGGGTTAAGAATATAACCATTTATGCAGGTAATACCAAGGCTCAGTTTAAATTTAATTCTCCATTGGATGGAGGAATAATGGGGTGGGGAGATGATATTAACATTGATTTGGAAGTTGTTGATGCCGAAGACGGAAGTACATCTGGTTCAGGCATTGACTGTGCTGATGTAAACATTGTTCCATCTTTAGGTCATCTTAATCATTTTCATGATGGTAATACTCTAGATGGGTGTCCTAAAAATTATACATTGGAATATGACGGACATAATATTGACGGTGGAGATGACCTTTTCTACGTTCTAGGTAGTAATTATAAGGACAAAGGGAACCTTACCTCATTTGGTCAAATTCAATTACACCCCAAGCGGAAGGAAGCTGAATTCTATGATGAGCAGAATGGGGTTCAGGTTATAGATAATACAGATTTGTTAGAGGGAGGTGTGCAAGCAATTAGAGTCAACCACAACAGCTACATCGTTTTAGAAGGAAGAAATTTATCGAATATATCATCAGTAAAATATTATGTAGCTTCTAATACGACTGGAGGAACAATTGAACTCCGATTAGGCAGTGTCACTGGTACTGTTGTAGCTACTTCAGCCGTTCCAAATACTGGAGGAGCTACTAATTGGGAATACATTGAAACTAACTTTGTAAATCCAGGAGGTAAAAACGATTTGTATTTTGTTTTTAAAAATCCTTCAACTCAACAAAATAGTTTTGATTTAAATTTCATTGAATTTACCGGATCAGGTATATCTATAGATAATTCACCACCGTTGGTTAATTTAGTTAAAGTTAACACTCCTACGGAGGTAAGTGTAGAGTTTTCGGAATATGTTACGGAAACGACTGCACAAACATTGGCTAATTATGCTATTGATAATGGTGTTACTATTAGTTCTGCACTACTATTATCGGACCAACGGACTGTAGTTCTGAGTACATCTTCTTTGAATTCAGGTGTAACGTATGAAATTAATATAAAAAATGTAAAGAATGTTTCTGGAATTTCAATTATTGAAGATAACCATCCGTTGTCAACTATTAACGCAATTCGTATAAATGTAGGTGGAGGTCAAACTGTTCTTGATGATCAAATATTTATAGCGGATACTTATGCCGGTGGGGGTAATCAATTTGATGAAGATATTCCTATAGACGGTACAACAGATGATGCATTATATCAGACAGAAAGATTTGGTACTTTTTCTTATGAAATACCTGTTCCCTCATCTGGAGAATATGATATTCGGTTACATTTTGCCGAGCTCTTTTTTGGTGTGGGAAGCAGACCAGGAAACCCTGGGGATAGGGTGTTTAATATAACAATAGAAGGTAGTCCAGTTCTTACTAATTTCGATATTTTAGCGGAAGTTCCAGCTGCAACAGCATTGCAAAAAGAGATTGATAATATATCGGTTACTGATGGTTTTGTTAGTATCTCATTTACATCAATAGAACAAAACCCAAAAGTTTCTGGTATTGAAGTTTTACCACCAGATACGTTTGTTGGGGAGGAGAGTAAACCTAAAATCACGATAACTTCTCCAACTAATGGATGGGATGTAAATCAGCCTTTTCAGGTTGCATTTGCTGTTGAAAACTGGATAATTAATGAAGATGATACGCATGTCCATTATTTTGTTGATGGAACATTAATAGATAAATATTATGGATATGACCCTATACCAATTGATGAATTATCGCAAGGAGAACATATAGTAAAGATTGAGTTGTATAATGCAGACCATACGGGTACAGGTATTTATGATGAAGTAAGCGTAAATGTTACAGGACAAATTACTTGTAATGAAACATCTTTCCCTGAATCATGGTCGGTTAAGCAATTAGAAGAATCTGCATTGCCCTACCCTTCAGTCTATACTTTTGCAAAATATGACTTGGATGGAGATGGCTTGAGGGATATTGTAACCGGTAGCTGGTGGTATAAGAACCCTGGTTCTGTCAGTGGTGATTGGATTCGTCATGATATTGGAGGTAATTTTGGAAATGTGGTTCATGTATATGATTTTGATGGTGATGGAAATTACGATTTGTTAGGAACAGCATTAGGTATTGCTCCTGATGGTAAATACGAAAGTGAGGTACTTCTTTGGGCTAAGGGAGATGGCAACGGCAGCTTTAATATATTTAATAACATTCCAGCCGGTAGTACAGGGTATAGCGAACCGTTTGTTGCAGGATTGGCGGGAGGAGTGTTTAGTGTAAATGGACCCTATCAAATGGCACTCAACTGGAACGGGGCAGAAAAAACAAATGCCCCGATTCAAATGCTTACGCCATCATCCAATCCAACAGAAGGTAGTTGGAGTTTAGTAGATATTAGCCAAGAAGGGGAGTCTTCAGGGGAAGATATCCAAGCGGGTGATATTGATCGTGATGGTGATTTGGATTTATTTCAAGGTGTAAATTGGCTTAGAAATAACGGAAATGGAAATTTTGAAATTTTCAATACGGGTATTACTTATGTTTCAACTCCAGACCGTGCCCAATTGGCAGATTTTGATCGCGATGGTGATTTAGATGCCGTAGTTGGTCAGTTAAGTGCTGATACGTCTGACCCCGACAGAGAGGAGTTTTCTTGGTTTGCAGCACCATCTGATCCAACTCAACCATGGGTAAGAAACGTACTTGATACTGACATTTTTGGAAGTTTAAGTGTTTTTGCAGCAGATATAGACTTTGATGGCGATCAGGATATTATAGTAGGAGAATGGAGAGGTAGCCACCGTCTTATAGCTTTTGAAAACGATCTATGTGGTTCAGGGGAATTTAATCTAAAAGTGCTTGATGCAGGAGGTCCTTTGGAACATCATGATGGAGCACGCGTTGTTGATATTGATAATGATGGCGATTTGGATATTATTTCTAATGGCTGGAGAAATGATAACCGACCAAGGATTTATGAAAATACCACTATTAGACCTAGTGATGATAGGCCTATTGCAAATGCCGGAGATGATCAAACAGTTCTTCCTGGGGTCAGTTTAAAATTGAACGGTCAAGGTAGTGATCCTGATGGTGGTGATATTGTTTCTTTTCTGTGGACTCAAGAAAGTGGGCCAAATGAAACCACTCTAAGTAACGACAACACTACAAATTTGACAGTGAATGGTTTGGTTGAAGGTATTTATGTTTTCCGCCTAACTATAAAAGATGACGAAGGAGATACAGATTATGATGATGTGACAATTACGGTTGGTGATAGTCAGGTGTCTATTTCTCGCATTAATTCTGGAGGAGATGCTTATACTTTTGATGGAAATAATTGGTCTGCCGATCAGTACTATAATGGCGGTGGTTTTATAACTAATTCTGTGCCAATTGGAAATACTGAAAATGATGAGCTTTATCAATCAGAAAGATATAGATCGAGCGGTACTGGAGAACTTATTTACGATATTCCTGTTGCCAATGGAGAGTTAAGTGTAAACTTACATTTTGCAGAAATATACTGGGGTTTGCCAGGTGACGGTTCCAGTGGAGGCGCAGGTTCTAGAGTTTTTAACATTGATGTAGAAGGGCAGCAGCAAAAAGAAAATTATGATATTTTTGTTGAAGCTGGAGGAGCTGCCACCGCTATAGTTGAAACATTTAATGGAATAAATGTAACGGATGGAAGTCTAACCATTACCTTAAGTCCTGTTACGGAATTCCCGAAAATATCAGGTATTGAAATAATTGAGCCTGTTGTAGAAGGTGCTCCAACTGCAGATGCAGGTGAAGATCAAATGTTAACTTTGCCTGACAATGATACAGTTATTTCTGGTTCTGGTTCTGATTCTGATGGAGGGACTGTTACTTTTGCTTGGACACAAGTAAGTGGACCAAATTCTGCTACTTTGAACGGTAATACAACAGCTGAACTTTCAGTGAGTAGTATGATTGAAGGAGTTTACGTGTTCAGATTAACTGTTACAGATGATGAGAACGAAGTAGTTTCAGATGATGTTAAAGTCACCGTGGTTCCAGAGAATGGATTATTAGCTGTAGCTGAAGCAGCACCAACGGAGGGTGTATCTCCATTAGAGGTTACATTTACAGGGAGTAACTCAATAGGTGATATTGCTAGTTATTTGTGGGACTTTAAAGACGGTAAAACTTCAACAGAAGCAGACGCGGCCAATACTTTTATAGCAAATGGATCTTATGACGTAATGTTAACAGTGACTGATGCTGGTGGAAATACACACTCAGATATAGTTACTATTATAGTTTCAGAAACAGATGAAGGTGATAAAATGGGCTTTATTTTAGAAAAAAACCCTGTTAGAGAAGGTGTAGCGACTATACGTATTTTGAATCAGCCAGAAGATTTTATGATGTTGGGTATTAACCTACATGATCAGCAAGGACGTTTAATAAGCGGTATAAGCGCTGAGGATATCATGGTTTTAGGAAATGATACGTATCAAGTTCCTGTTTACCTTTTAGAAGATGGTATATATTTTATTAACATTGCCAACAACATGGGAGATTCAGTTATTATGAAGCTATTGATACAAAACTAA
- a CDS encoding TonB-dependent receptor, which translates to MKTYITFIVLFSFAIGIRAHDLSGTVTNKDQVALEGVGVYNKTTGGYTYTNVSGYFELDDISVGDAIYFYSLGYKNHQITISEELLDGKINITLIESAVSLEQVVLVSKVNALSNFVNVDVKANPVKSSQEILRKVPGLIIGQHAGGGKAEQIFLRGFDIDHGTDLAINVDGLPVNMVSHAHGQGYSDMHFIIPETIDNIDFGKGPYYANKGNFNTAGYIDLKTKRKLDENLISAEVGQFNTLRTLGMFKVAESDFSNAYLATELVLTDGPFDSSQDFNRINIMGRYTFNNRENQDLSITLSHFQSKWDASGQVPQRAIDAGLIGRFGAIDDTEGGNTSRSNILLNHTKQLDEHSRVKSKAYLTKYDFELFSNFTFFLEDPVNGDQIRQFEDRTIIGAETSYEHSVHVGDHDSQLKYETGIGFRYDDVNDVQLSHTKNRQELLERLAYGDVDELNAYGFFDVTYKKKKWTLNTGLRLDYFKFDYVDKLTETYDSKSENKLFLGPKLNIIYAATSNLQLFAKSGIGYHSNDTRVVTANNGKEILPLAYGADLGAIYKPIDKLVVNAALWTLFLDQEFVYVGDAGIVEPSGKTRRLGVDFGLRYQINDWLYANGDVNYTYARSTDGPDGQDLIPLAPDLTSSAGLSFLDVGNFSGGINYKYVKDRAANEDNSIVAEGYFVTDLNLNYSIKNWTLGVIVENLFDTEWNETQFATESRLFNETESTEEIHFTPGIPFYLRGKISVNF; encoded by the coding sequence ATGAAAACATATATTACATTCATAGTACTCTTTTCTTTTGCCATAGGCATAAGAGCGCATGATTTAAGCGGTACTGTAACAAACAAAGACCAAGTAGCCCTAGAAGGTGTTGGTGTTTACAATAAAACCACTGGTGGCTATACCTATACAAATGTATCCGGTTATTTTGAACTTGACGATATCTCGGTAGGAGATGCTATTTACTTTTACAGTCTGGGGTACAAGAACCATCAAATTACCATTTCCGAAGAACTTTTGGATGGCAAAATAAATATAACCCTAATAGAATCTGCCGTTTCATTAGAGCAAGTGGTATTGGTTTCCAAAGTGAACGCTTTAAGCAATTTTGTTAATGTTGATGTTAAGGCAAACCCCGTAAAATCTTCACAGGAAATTTTACGTAAGGTCCCTGGTCTTATTATCGGTCAACATGCGGGTGGCGGAAAAGCTGAGCAAATTTTTTTAAGAGGATTTGATATTGACCATGGTACCGATTTGGCTATCAATGTTGATGGACTTCCCGTAAACATGGTTTCCCACGCTCACGGACAAGGATATTCGGACATGCATTTTATTATTCCTGAAACCATTGACAATATTGACTTTGGAAAAGGTCCTTATTATGCAAACAAAGGTAATTTCAACACGGCTGGATATATCGATTTAAAAACCAAACGCAAATTAGACGAGAATTTAATTTCTGCTGAAGTTGGTCAATTTAACACCCTACGTACTTTAGGAATGTTTAAGGTTGCCGAAAGCGATTTCAGTAATGCCTACTTAGCTACAGAATTGGTGTTAACCGATGGTCCGTTCGATTCTTCTCAGGATTTTAATAGAATTAACATCATGGGTCGGTATACGTTCAATAATCGAGAAAATCAAGATTTAAGTATTACGCTTTCTCATTTTCAAAGCAAATGGGATGCTTCTGGTCAAGTTCCACAACGAGCTATAGATGCTGGTCTTATTGGCAGATTTGGTGCAATTGATGATACAGAAGGTGGAAATACTAGCCGAAGTAACATCCTATTAAACCATACAAAACAGCTTGATGAACACTCAAGGGTAAAATCGAAAGCTTATTTAACTAAATATGATTTTGAACTCTTTTCGAATTTTACTTTCTTTTTGGAAGACCCGGTTAACGGTGATCAAATAAGACAGTTTGAAGACCGAACGATTATAGGTGCAGAGACCAGCTATGAGCATTCTGTTCATGTTGGCGATCATGACTCTCAATTAAAATATGAAACGGGAATAGGGTTTAGATATGATGATGTTAATGACGTTCAATTATCGCATACAAAAAACAGACAAGAATTGTTAGAACGTCTTGCCTATGGTGATGTTGATGAATTAAATGCCTATGGCTTTTTTGATGTCACCTACAAAAAGAAAAAATGGACGTTGAATACCGGATTAAGATTGGATTATTTTAAGTTTGATTATGTAGATAAACTGACCGAAACTTATGACAGTAAAAGTGAAAACAAGCTTTTTCTAGGTCCTAAACTTAATATAATCTATGCTGCAACTTCCAACTTACAACTCTTTGCGAAATCAGGTATTGGATATCATTCAAATGATACAAGGGTAGTAACCGCTAATAACGGTAAAGAAATTCTTCCCCTTGCTTATGGAGCGGACTTAGGCGCTATCTACAAACCCATAGACAAACTGGTTGTTAACGCTGCCTTATGGACACTATTTTTAGACCAGGAATTTGTTTATGTTGGTGATGCCGGAATAGTTGAACCCAGTGGAAAAACCAGAAGACTTGGTGTTGATTTTGGATTACGATATCAAATTAACGATTGGCTATACGCCAACGGAGATGTCAACTACACCTATGCAAGAAGTACCGATGGACCTGACGGACAAGATTTAATTCCGCTAGCACCGGACTTGACTTCCTCTGCAGGACTTTCCTTTTTAGACGTTGGAAATTTCTCAGGAGGAATCAATTACAAATACGTTAAAGACAGAGCTGCCAATGAAGATAATTCTATAGTTGCAGAAGGTTACTTTGTAACGGATTTAAATTTGAACTACTCCATTAAGAATTGGACATTGGGTGTAATAGTCGAAAACCTTTTTGATACGGAATGGAACGAAACGCAATTTGCCACGGAAAGTAGATTGTTCAACGAAACAGAATCAACCGAAGAAATCCATTTTACACCAGGTATTCCTTTTTATTTAAGAGGAAAAATATCAGTTAATTTTTAG
- a CDS encoding tyrosine-protein phosphatase, which translates to MFHFFNKKKFLVDYLDGFIDVHNHILPGIDDGAKTVDESIALIKAFSEFGVTHFIATPHIMSNYYPNTRETIRASLTQLKSALLKNGLKDISIDASAEHMIDDNFEHLLDSEGVMPLKKDYLLVEMSYLQPPINFDDAIIKTASKRFFPILAHPERYGFLHHRKKRYQEYKDNGISFQMNLLSLSEYYGKEVPKVAQELLENGLIDYVASDIHTMNQLEALKKLTLSKKMVEQLLPIINNTIQTFY; encoded by the coding sequence ATGTTTCACTTTTTTAATAAGAAAAAATTTTTAGTCGATTATCTAGATGGATTTATTGACGTTCACAACCACATATTACCCGGTATTGATGATGGAGCAAAAACAGTAGATGAATCTATTGCGCTTATTAAAGCTTTTTCTGAGTTTGGGGTTACGCATTTTATTGCCACACCTCATATAATGTCTAACTACTACCCCAACACCAGAGAAACTATAAGGGCTTCATTAACGCAATTAAAAAGTGCATTGTTAAAAAATGGCCTGAAGGATATTTCAATAGACGCCTCTGCCGAACATATGATAGATGATAATTTTGAACATTTATTGGATAGCGAAGGTGTTATGCCTTTGAAGAAAGACTACCTACTAGTAGAGATGTCGTATTTACAACCCCCAATAAATTTTGACGATGCTATTATAAAAACAGCGTCAAAACGTTTTTTTCCCATTTTGGCACATCCAGAGAGATATGGTTTTTTACACCATAGAAAGAAAAGATACCAAGAATACAAAGATAACGGCATCTCTTTTCAAATGAATCTATTATCACTTAGCGAATATTACGGAAAAGAAGTGCCAAAAGTAGCGCAGGAACTTTTAGAAAATGGCTTGATAGATTATGTAGCTTCTGATATTCATACCATGAACCAATTAGAAGCTTTGAAAAAGCTCACGTTGTCTAAAAAAATGGTTGAACAACTCTTACCAATAATTAATAATACAATTCAGACTTTTTATTAA